The Helicoverpa armigera isolate CAAS_96S chromosome 15, ASM3070526v1, whole genome shotgun sequence genomic interval CATCTTTCACAACATttcacatttaattaaattaataactaaaacCATTGCGTTTTCGCTTTACTAACAAGTTTTGATTTATGAAATAGGATACAACAGAGCTGTCTGAATCAATACTGTGTTATTAAAGCTTCGTTCACTCACCATTCACCGTTCAGTGAACGAACGGGAATGAATGCCGAGCCCCTCGTGTATTTTGTTACTTAAATTcaacgtttatttttgttaacggGATTCTAAtttcttgtttatatttattttattacagtatgaaaataaagcaattgaaattattgaaactttaaggacaaataaaaataatctactGATCGTGTGGAATAACCCTTATGACCCAGCCCAGTGttaccaataaatataaattacatccGACATTCATATTTTACGGCGTATTGCATTCAATCTGACCAATCAAATTAATTGGACTGCTTTTAATATCGCATTGAAAACATACCGCTTTCCCGGTACCAAACTATATTGTCTATAGTACTTAACCATTGAGCCGTAGATTACATAATGCGGACATATTGCGCACCCACACATACAAAGATGTACCCACACATAGACACATCGTTGTGGGAGGTAAATGTAGGATTTTGTATCGGAAAATACTGAAAAAGATCTTGTATTACGTACGATCATTATCGATATGAGTCGATTCTACTTTCCAGTCTTCAAAAAgagataaaaacattttagaaaCATTATAAATTCCTAAATGTTATTATACAACGTGACTTGCGCCAAATAGCGACGAAATAGCAGATTAGAGTGCTATAGATATCAATTGTGTTTGAATTGCTTTCACAATAATAATGAATAGCAAAACAAACTGTGATAAGCTGTCATGATAATTAATAcgtctgtatttttatttatcgttGCTAGAAGCTTAAGGGCTAATACCGACTTCACTATCACAGTTTAAATCTTCATTTGAAATCATCATCGACATTTTGTGAAGCCAATTAGTAACTCGTATTAATTAATTCGCAGTTAATATTCGATAGCAGGAATTTCTCTTAATATCCTGTTTCATTAAATGCGGTCGGCGAACAATTGGATATTTTAACCCTATACTAGTGCAGTTTAAACTGAAACGCCAAATATGTGTGCACAGCCAATAAATTAACGTTTTTAAACATGTTAACATGTTTGCggttacattattatttattatttcgagTGCTACATACGTtcgtaattaatgtttaattattacattttatgctTTGTGTGTTCTGTCTGTGCcgattcaattgttttgatataattaaaattatttaaattgctcTTGATTGATAAAAGTAGTCAAGTTCTTTtgcaaaaagcaaaaataaaaccttatttttgattcaaatgaattttggtatctagaaaaataataaaaaatggtgtATTGTTTGCAGGAAACTGCAGAAGTATGCGTGGGCACGTCTGTGGGCACCATCACGGAGCCGGACTGCCTGGGCCCCTGCGAGCCTGGGACCTCGGTCACGCTGGAGGGCATCGTGTGGCACGAGACGGAAGGTGGTGAGTTGTTACTAGCGCACGAACGCAATGCACCGTAGCGCGCCCATCCCATACACTCTGCACGCTTATGCACGCCTGGTACTTGTTCCAGCTTTGCGATACATCATTACCATGGCTATcatactatttatattattacaattctATTCACACcgaaaaacataacaaaaagaTACAATAGATATTTGCCAAAAAAAACCTAGCCAAACGTTTTTGCTTCGAACTAACCTAACTAACGCTGTTTCTACCTGTTCTGGGTTCCGCTAAGTGAAgtttgatttagtttttatcGAACCACTGAGTTTAACaagaagataatttattttttatgactgaGACTCTTTTATCATCAGTCTGGTCAGATGATTGTTGTCAAACgtttaaattataaagttatttcATATCACTGGCTGGTAAACTCCGTTGTAGGCATTCTTTGTGGTTTTTATTGATCAACCTTTTTTTAAACTTCTTATCTTGGGTCATTCACTGACCACGATAACCTGGATGACGTCATAGACGTTTAAGCagaattttacaataattaataaataacatgatcCCCTATCGATGGGTTATCATTTGTAAATACAAAGCAATGGGCCCTGCAGTATCTAATAGGGGTTTTTGTGAGGATTCATAATGAATTCCGAGAAATAGGGTTTGGCAATAAATAACGTCCGATATTAAGCGAGCAATAAATATGGATACGGTGTTTCCTGTTAATGGTTAAATATTTGAGAGATTACTTCGTATAGAGttcaattttgataaaacgCACGCCATTttgatattcttaaaaaaataagtatagtcTTTATACGGTATTTAATGCTATAAAGGAGTTTTTATCTAGAAAAAATACACTACGAAGTGTGTCATTAACgtcaatatataaataatacgaGCTCCCATAAACCATATAATTAAGAAGTCCACTTTCAGaagcaatattaatttatttacaacaccTGGCTCGGTGATTACGATTACCGATTGTACGTGTACAGTTTTTTCTTGTCGTCATTCGTATTTCATGACGGCCATAACCATCTCCTTTCCCAgtgttgtatatttattttaactcacCATCCCGAACTggctattaatattaaaatattcatggcGCACATAAAACAGTGGAGTCAATGAGACTCCCTACATAATTACTGGGCGCTTATTAGCCGGAGATAGCATCGCGGAATATTTAATAACCCCGCCGAACCGATACGAGAGCCTTTACACCTTTTATGCTCGCCTGGTAATAAAATGCCCCGCAACTCTTTagggtaagtaaataaattcaaaacggCCGGTAAtctcatttacataaattattattatgtttgcgATGAAATCAATTCTCACTGCGatcctttatttattacttattttattttcggtaTTCAGACATTTAATTTCAAGTTGGAGTAATTCAATAGCTTTCTCCAAATATAATTCAATTGAAATCGCGGGTATTTTGCGAATGCCTGAAAAGTTTGTATTAATTCTGTCCGATATAACTTTGATATCAATTTAATTCTTCGTCATCGGGATCTGATGTGGTCGTCCATCattaagatgaaaataaaacagacaaagtAATACGAGAGCACACGTCCTGAACGCCATTAGAGGGCCAGACCACGCAACACAATGCCGCCCCCCGTAGCCGCtcgtaattattataaaacacgaTAATAAATCACCATCTGCTCGCTTCTGTTGCCACTTTCCAAATTTATCCGGGCGATGGACGCGCGCGGGGAGCGAGGCCGCGGGGGAGGCAATTCACGCCCTTCCTCTTCAAGCTTATTTATTTTCGGCTAATGGCGCCGAGGAGCTTACGGAAATTAAATACTGTTTACTGTGCGACTCCAACCgcgttataattttattacgggCTCACGTGTAAAATAATCGAGCTTTATTAAGTTTCCTCATTAAGTCACAGGTTCTGGCTGTGAAGGAAATAATTCTCTTTAAGTCTAAAAGTCCGGAGCATATCGAGCGGCATCTGGTGCTCGGCTACCGCTCAAAAAATGTCCTCAGAGACAGGTTTACGAGGCTCTCTCGTACCACTACAGTGTACGTGCTAACAATTAAGCGGAGGCTACCCAGTACACGCCGCGTTGCATTCCATTCCACTAATTAGTGaacgtattttaatatttatgcttCGTTTTCGAGTTTCGGTTTATGTCTCTTTTATGAAGCATTTTGTATCTGACACATAATAATCCGAAACTTTTTTACGAGAAGAACATGTTGAACGGGTTTTATCTTTCCAAATGTGGCGCTACCTACCATTTTAAGAGAAAAAGTTAAGTTTGCCAGGTCGGCACCATTGAATGGATGTAAATGAAATCGCCGGAACTTTGTTTGTCTCGGTGTGGGAAACAATGGGCAAGTCTGATTAGTGCCGTGCTCGGAGCAACGCGCCGTGGCCGCCCGGCCCTCGTGAACGACGCCCACTCaactacactcagcggcacggaatctggcccaagcacatttgggccttataaccattatttaaatgaaaaatctgaatttttattttaaaattgtttaatttactcattttccaatagtaaatgactaacaaacaacaggATTGTGAGGATGTTCATTAAGTTTCATAGAGTTAGGAAACAGAGtactttaccgcaataatcaccataaacttttaaattcaacatttttaacaaaacagaaagttatcgaattttaataatgggtgttttttcctcttgatctgatgactacctgcatacgatctggcatgctctggatgatgtttttatctccacctgagagatctcctgcCAGACAGCTACCAGCgaggttttcagttcactgagagtccgtggtgggttacgacttgctcggacctgtcttttaagcatgttccagacatgttctacaggattcatggcagGGTTTCTTGCAGGTCAGTCCAATTTTtaaataccgacctcgaacaagtaatcggttacgcaaagagctgtgtgaggtcgagcattgtcctgcattatacgaaattcttcacttcctatgaatccctgacagggcaaaacatgattttgaagggtctcttcaatataccgcactgttgtcagacgactttcgacagccaataattcagtacgggcttctgaatttatgcctcgccaaaccaagatggacccaccatgaaaactgattgtttgcttggtagtggtgggaaaaaaccattctccgcgctttctccattcacgttcacggccgtctggagctcttaaggCGACTCttcattcatcggtccataaaattttactcaattGGTCGTGCGTCCAATTTgaatgttctcttgcaaacctaagtctggctatgcgatggTGCAGGAGAAGTTCCAGgtctcgagttggtcttcgagcacgcacatcccgttcctccatccttcttcttattgtgtgcttacggacgttgacttctcttgctgtttgcaaaggctggcgtatctctaacgcagtgagaaaccgatttttcatttatgcacgtacgataaatcggtcgtcgtgcgccgacgaacaccttataCCCGCACTttttggtcttcttgtgtaaaggccagtctggtcatacattttctatccatatctttaacttttacgcggtgcacttaaagtttcaaccatcttccgctgcttccgcccttgacgtcttagcaacactacctgagcaacttgagctgcagtaagggtaattttcagatcaaattgtgaaaaagagagaaacaaaaaacgatcataatcattattttttttttggaacgtgcttagtgcTTCGGCAATTTCTGTCTGAATTGAAACTTAACTTTccgctttgtgttccaacaacggaatctgtttctattgttataaaagttaaacaaacacacatttttctttatttcaattatcaattacgaaaggactgacaatatgtcatatgaaattagaatttacaacagctatctgggctgatatctacttgtgcttgtttgggccaaattccgtgccgctgagtgtattttgtgttattaactCAATCGATTTAGTCAACAAAAGAATGCTGGAGgtgaaaaaacaaaacaatcaagTTTTGGgttttttgttaattgtatGCTTACAAGGCACGCGATATTAAATGTTGCGGGGCCAAATCTCACTGTATAGAGTTTAATCTCCAAGTTTGAGATTAACTTTGTGAGTGCGACTTATTCAAATATTGACGTAGGTAGGGATTTGTGAGCGAGGAAGTTAGCGAGGGGTGTCGGAAACAAAGCGGGCCGGGCAAAGTGGGGTGAGGGCACGACAACTATTAGGCTGTTGATTACCGCGGCCGAGGTGTAATTAGCACCACCTAAATGAACCTATTTCAGCTCGCTGCTTTCCTGCTAAAATGATCAGCGACTTAATCAAAAGATTGCACGCTAATATGCGGATGAAATGTACGCTGCTGTAATTATACtttgaatatttgtaaataggatgtaagtaggtaaagatattaataacaaTAGGCGAATGAAATGACATCTACAATAAAAAGTAGTcatttttaaaaactgaaagTTTATTTAGACATACTTACCTATGAAATTCTTTTACGCAAAAGCTGCTTAACAGAATTTGATGAATCCTCAATCACAGAATAACACATATAACGTGTAAGCTATTTCTATCTAAATAGGTAATGACACGAGAAAACCACGGGGGACAGCTAGTTCAGAAATAACGGGATAACTACATCTAGTTTTTGGCCTATTGTGTGTAACAAAACACTAGATACAATAGGACACAGGCTGTCATCGCGTGCAGGAACACGTTACTTTCGCGTATTATGACAGAAATATTGATGTACAAGCTATTTTAACTTACGTCCCCCCCGTCGTTAACAGCGTAACAAGTAGGTAGGCACCGACAACACGCGGTTGAGCCATTAGTGACGTTCCAACAAATCGAAACGATTACACACTGCCAAACAGTGGACCCACGATCTCTAATTTAACTTTTCCGTGACCGGTCGGCCGTATTAACAATTTACAAGGGGATTTCACCCCTAAATAATAAAAGTGCGGAGCGCGCCCAACGATTTCCTCTAGGAAGTTGCGAGCACCATCTGTTCGGGGCTCCGagctactttttaaatatttctgacAACCTGGTATTCGTTTTATTAGTTGGCGTACTATGGTTTCCGTGTTTGTTCTTGCTTTATGGCTGTGTTTTATTCACAGTGCACATTGTTTTTTACGCTAAAAATTAATATGCGTACACGTAACGTTGGAACGTTATAAAATGATTTACACGTTCACAATAGAAAGCAAACACAATATTTGAAACATAAATAACGGTAGACAAAGTGGTGGCATAGCGGTTCAATAATAAACTAATGATCGCGGCCATTGTCTCATTAGTCACAGAACACGTCTCCTTGTTACAATAACTCCATCATTTTATGCTAATGGCTTATAGAGAAATGCTTTATGTGTTCATTGTTTTgtggaacaataaataataactatgacTTACGAAGGACTTGTACCCACATTATACGGGTCACTTATCAATCTTGTTACAgatttacattttgttattCCACGAgacaactttatttttgaagCTCGCTCTCAATTTATTTgggataatattattataataaacatggAATACAAATAACGTGAATCTGTTAtgtcattgtttattttgtaaatggacattttattaatagataCAACATTTTCGGTAAACAACTTTGCTTATCTTTGATTAGATGACTGGCGATCaataagattattatttaaatggctCTACTCTATTTGTACGGTGAAATTAATAGCAGCAATAAAGTATTTTAGGCTTTCACAATACACGCACTATGTATAGCGGCGACCAACGGATCGAGGCCATAATCGCCATGACCAAAATTGTGCGGCCAATTTAGTTATCACGTAATCCTACACAAAAATGGCCGCTTCAGGGCAGCCGCACAGCGTGTGTGCGTGTGTGGCCGAGCCTGAAAGAGTTCACCAGAGTATTACGACTACGACCATAAATCAGATTTCACAGTCATTTAATAACAATGCCATTGTGCGCTccgcaaattaaaatatttgccaCAAATGCAAAATGTTTGCGTCAGCCCTTACCAAATTTATTGAGAGCGAGCTACCTATGTAGTGTGATAGTTGTTTACTATGTTTAACGTATGTAGTTGTGTATGTTTATCATGTGTCTCCGTCAGTAGAGTAATGTAAACTTCTTCAGTGTAGATCATAAATTCGTGCAGCGCGCGCGGCCAggctataaaaatgtattaatatgcTGCAAACAATGTTAGTAGTATGTGAGATCATAACTTATGAGACGCGCACTGTGCGGATACTCCGGCACTATGAAATTGTTGTTGGCAGCAGAGAAATATGGCGCACTGCTCTAATGGAACCTACTTTACAATAATACAACTAAATCCAAATAGTGAAAaccaacacacaaaaatatcacGTATTCTCGTGTACTTTCCACAAAATCTCATTATACTATTTTGGCATTTTAAAAGctatacttatttacaattcAACGAGACCGCCACATAAAATCGAGTCAACGAAAAAGCTCGGTAGGGATTAAAAAGGGATTGTCCGGGGCTCTCACTTTTATCTCAATTTGTTACTCTTGTTTACGAAAAACATTTTGAGGACAAAGAGAAGATTAAATCGCTCTGAATTACAATAAGGTCCTAAATGCGGTAGGTGACATTATAAATTCACAATGAACCTCAGGTTTATGTGCAGTAAAATTGTGCTACAGGAATGTCCTTTAAAGGCGAAAAAGTGTCGCGGATAGAGGGGtgaaattgattaattaaattagcatAAGTTGTGAGGCGAGCGCGATAAGCGAGCGAGGTAACGCGCGAcagggcgcggcgcggcggagTCACGTCGGCCGCGCTCCTGCATCCCCAATATGCAAATGAGTGCTCCCGCGTGACAAATTGGATCCGAGGCTGCCGTCGCCGCCGATAACTTCACTGCACCAATTTCGTTAAAGCCGTATCTTCTTACACAGTTTAAAACTAATCCCATTACACGTTCCGCGGAACAAGTATACAAGAAGCCATATTTTATCGTTCCGTGATATTGTTACAGGTGTACTAGTAGTGAATGTGACGTGGCGAGGGAAGACTTACGTAGGAACGTTACTGGACTGCACGCGACACGACTGGGCGCCACCGCGGTTAGTATTTATGCGACTGTGCGTTCTAACTCTTATGTACACGAACAGGGAATACTAATGCCGGCGGGAATAACGCGTCGCAAGCACACGAGAAGTGCCTCAATCTGTTACAAACACTGTGTAATGGACGAGCTCAGGCACGTATCTCTAAAATGAGTCACAAAGACGTGACCAGAAATTTTTGAATTGAGAAACACCACGAATATCTTTTCATAAATAACGACGCCATTGATATTCATAGGTTTCCACAAGTTCGACGAAGTGGTTGTCCTAAAGTTAAATGTCATATTAAGATTTGTATTACATTTCCATAGGTTTTGTGACTCCCCAACTGAGGAGTTGGATGCACGGACGCCTAAAGGTCGAGCGAAACGTGGCCGCGGCGCAGCGCCGACCGACATGACAAACTTTACCGAGACGCGGTCATCGGTACACAGCAAGCTACGAAATGGTGGCGCGAAGGGACGGAGAGCGTTGCCTTCTCCTACGCCGTTCACGCCACCGAGACCTGACTCCAAAAGAAAACGCACTTCGGAAGCTGAGGAAAGACCTCCAACGCCGAAAGCTAAACGTCCGCCTCCCACACCGTCTTCCCCTCCCCCTGATCCCGTCCTCCTTGAATGTCCAGAGCCGAATTGTTCGAAGAAGTACAAGCATGCGAATGGCCTCAAATATCACCGGTCACACGCGCACGGCTCGCCCGACGATGACGACAAGGACGGCTCTAGCTCCGAGCAAGAGGAGCCGGCAGCTGAGCCGGCGTCACCGGCACGACCGCCATCCGCCCCGGCCACGCCCGCCACGCCGGTGAAGTCTCCCACGCCGGCCAAGTCGCCTGAAGCCAAGGTTGACAAGTCACCGGAGAAGTCTCCCGAGAAGCCAGAAGTGGACGCGGAGTCTCCGCAGCAGCCTCGGTTCGCTGAGGAGTTCATAACGGCGTCTGAGCCTCCGCCCGTGGTGGACCGGCCGCAGACGCCGCCGCAGCCACCAGCCACGCCGCCTGACGCACTGCCCACGTTACAACCTACACAGTTTAAGGTAAGCAATTGCTACAACAGCTGAAATCATAAAAGATCTTTTCGCTgaccgactgccaagaaggctTATGTTTTTATGAGTAATAGTCATGATCGTTCAGTGACAGTTTCCAAACTGTTTTTATGCAAACATTCATAATTTGGCACATTACAGGTGAAGCCTCGGTCAGCTCTGATGGCGGAGGAGCGCAAATCCACGGAGTCTCCGGCGGAGGAGTCTCCCGGCAAGAAGCGCGCGCGTCGCTCGCCGACGCCGGGCGTGCGGTCGCCGGCCTACTCCGACATATCGGACGACGCCGCGCCGCCCGACGCGCCTCCCGACGACCCTGCGCACAGGCCCTTCCCGGTCTACCATCAGGTAATTTAACTTTATGGAACTATAGAATCCGTTTTATATACGAATTGCTAAGCGAGACGCCTCTAAGTTCAACTAAGTTGTATAAAATGAAAGACAAAGCTACATAGCTAACGTCaactttttaataattctttgaggaatcaaagtatttttataaattgtagatttaaaatattcattatattcattttcaGATAGTTAATAGTTCACTAATTTCAGAGGAGGATATTAGATGTTGTCCCACTTATTCATGTTATAACTTCTTTTAATTCCAGTTCTACGGGCAGCCGTCGTACATGCCTCCCTCACATCCTCCCCCTGTGCTTCCTCAGTCTTCCGACAAAGGCAAGGAGGATCTCTCCAAAGGCGACCCTAAGGGTGATCTCAAAGTAAGTTTCTTATTTCCAAAGTAGAAAATCGTATGGTATTCTTCTAATATTTAAGTGAATCAAGCCTAAATTGTGATCAAATTCTTTCCAGGACGGCAAACCAGACAACGGACCTCAGAAAGTGTTACCACAGCACTTTTACCCTTACAATTACGTTCCAAACTTCCCTTACAACGTGGAGCCCGGTGGGCCTCCACCAGGACCGCCCTTAGAAGACAAGAGCAAAGACAGTGACCGTTCGAAGACCACCCCTAGTCCGTTAGACAAGAGTAAGCAACAGCGACCCCCTGATGGCAAAGAGAATCCGGCTCGGCCGAATGATAACCACCAGATATTGAAGGAAAGCATTGAAATGAAGGCGCAGATGGGCCCTTATGCCTTCCAAAGACCTCCGCTTGGGAGAGACGAGGAATTGAGAAGGTGGGTGTTGTAATTTAGCTTTGAAAGATGCTTGATGCAACaaattgtttagatattgttaAAGTGCTCATTTATAGTTGAGAGTTGCTAACATAGCAGAGTATCCACGATTCGTGATATTAGATTATCTACATGTTTTATTAGTATAGCATCGTAGAGGCTAtttttaaagctcaattttaattacatatgaTTGACATGTCATCACATTATATTTCAGATACTACATGAATTTTGATCAAAGAAGAAAAGAAGGGGGCAACGAGTCGAAGCCCCCCGGGATGGCGGCGGGGGCCAGCGGGCCCGCGGGGCCGGGGAGCCGCCCCCCGCCGCAGCCCGCGCACAAGCAGCCCCCCAAAGACAAGGACGATAAGCCCAAAGAGGAGGTCAAGGTAACTAGAGCTTCACATTGACACTATGGTCACAGGGTTACCAGGGTTCAAATTGAATAAAGATGGCCGAAATAttgcctttttttttaacgacttcaaaaatcatcaaatgtccccTCCCGCTTAgtagcggcgagggagtgtcagacttactgactaaaaaccgtcgtgttccgtcgtaggcctttttatgtgctagggccgcggtatctctttcgaacaacccgcagcccacaGCCTTTTTTTTGAAGTCTCACTAGCTGGTAACCCTGGTATCATAAAGTGAACACCACCGTCAGGCTAGACAGTTCCCAACGTGGTTGGGGATCGGCTTCCTGCTAACCTTAACTAATTTTAGACGGAGCCTTTGCCGCCTGATCAGCACTACCCACCCTATGGCAGGGACCGATACCCTAAGGTTAGACCCGATAGCAAACTTTTACAATGTACATGCGAAGATGGAAGGAACTATGTAAAAATAGTCTATCTTTATGGCAAATTTCATCTCAAGCAGTTTAAGAAACAAATATACTCACTGTCGTATTTAATGAACTTGCCAACTTACTCCAAATGAGTTCACGCCAAACTGCAATAGGTGGAATCGAATTCACAAAGTCACTATCTCTCGATTGCCACTACGTAGTTTGATCGAAATGCACGGTAGCTCTAGACAGCCcgcaaaaatgtaaaaatgtttctGGTATTACAGGTTAAGCAAGAAGGTCAGAAGCCGACAACAGAGACGCAaggcccgccgccgccgccgacctCGCAGTACTACCTGCCGCCGTACATGCAGCCGGGGCACTACGGCGCGCTGCCCTTCGACCCCATGTACCGCGCGCCGCTCAGCCCTATGCTGGTGAGCGGCTTCGGCGGCGGCTGGAGTGTCCCCCGCTACCACGCGCCCGAGGACCTGTCCCGCCCCGCCGGCGCCAAGCTCGACCTCATGCCGGGCGTCGCCGGCCCGGGGGCGCAGCACCCGCCCAACTTCGCGTACGGCGGCGCTCCTCATAAGATACATGAGTTGCAGGTATGTTGGTCAATTAATTTGTCATGTTGACTTATGAATTGGCCTTATGTTTTTGGGATAACATCTGCGGGctatctaatttataatatctcATTTTTTGAGTTTGCAGACGTTGTGTTGCTATTTCCCCTATTGAAAGTTTGTAATGTAGCTTTAAATCTTTATAGAGAGAGTACTAAAGGATACACATTTGCAGGAGCACGCGAAGTCCCCGCAGAGCAAGCCCCGCGCGGAGGCGCCGAAggagcccgcgccgccgccgcgctcgccgcgctcgccgccgccgcagcGCCACGTGCACACGCACCACCACACGCACGTCGGCCTCGGCTACCCGCTCTACCCGCCGCCCTACCCCGGTATGTCACACACTCACTCAATCACTGCTTCATAACTAACTTGCTTTCTAATCGAACCGAAACGATTACGTCCACTCTACACCCCTCGGCCGAGCGACCGACTGCGGTCGCTAATAATGTCATGTGCTTGGTTGCAGGGGCCCGATAGCACGGGACGGACGAGCGGGCCAGCCCCGCCCGGCCCTAGCTATCCGTAGAGAGATGATAGTCGAGGCGCTATGTCAGAGACAGTAATGGAAGATTATGTTTTGCAGCGGCGGCCGTGCTGGCCAGCACGCAGGCCGTAGTCAACTCGTTCCCGACGCCGCCCAAATGAGAGCCGCCATGACGCCCCGCGGGCCCCGAGCCGCCGCGAGACCGCCGCGCGTAGACGCCGCGGACGTACCGCGGACTGTATCTCTATGCCAGTAGCCATAATTTAAACACTGTGATCTCGCGTAACCCACAAATGTGTATGTGATGTGCGCTTTGAATGTTATAGAATGTGTCCGGACCGATAGTTACCTTTTATAGTTGAAGAGTGTTGTGTTATGTTGGACTCGTCGATGGATGTTGTGGGCTGCGGGCGGCGCGGACCTGCCCCCGTACGCCACGTTTCATACGTTACTAGTGGAAGCACAAACTAGTTTTGTACATATTAGTGTTATGTGTAAAGTACCCTACGATTGTTAGTGTTCCATAAGGGTTATGTAATATAAACATCGAATTTTCCGATTCTCCCTCTGGGCATTGTACTGAAGTTTGAAGCCCCGTGTCTAAAATTTATATCATTGCGAATACAGCCTAGTAAGATCTTTATTTATGATATCTGCATTCCACAAAACGAAAGCGAGCGTATCTAGATTTAAagtataatattagttaagttTTAAGTAATCTAGTGTAAGTTTAAAGGCGTCAATGTGATCATTACAATATGAGTCGTAGCGTGCACAAATCGTACTCTGTCTCGATATAGTGAACAAtgacttattattatataacGTAGAGAGCATCCTATAGATTCGTCGAGTGTTTCAACATCGCTGTGCGTGTATGTATGTCAGGCttttaatcataaatattaaaatctcatAGTCCGATATTTCTCAGTTACAAGAGATT includes:
- the LOC110371241 gene encoding zinc finger protein 608 isoform X3; its protein translation is MAAPMREGAPAGGARPAPHAHPANFEYDDNEWDIGIGDLIIDLDADIEKTDEAGGMAARAEPDAQRTALKMKIKRTKPGTKSSEAKHEIVKSNEMNGEPKASVPAQAAPPAAAKRGSGGHRRDKARDKHHHPHPPHDVNGVARVPPPPNAPGPPAPPPHPSAPPAPAPHAAHAPHAPHAAPAKPEPRPATAPRLDNKPPAPAPPAPAAPAPAPPPAPAPVQHPPHAHHTSHATHAPSTPSKPEPDDSRQENHSSQPPAKKQKTEPKETAEVCVGTSVGTITEPDCLGPCEPGTSVTLEGIVWHETEGGVLVVNVTWRGKTYVGTLLDCTRHDWAPPRFCDSPTEELDARTPKGRAKRGRGAAPTDMTNFTETRSSVHSKLRNGGAKGRRALPSPTPFTPPRPDSKRKRTSEAEERPPTPKAKRPPPTPSSPPPDPVLLECPEPNCSKKYKHANGLKYHRSHAHGSPDDDDKDGSSSEQEEPAAEPASPARPPSAPATPATPVKSPTPAKSPEAKVDKSPEKSPEKPEVDAESPQQPRFAEEFITASEPPPVVDRPQTPPQPPATPPDALPTLQPTQFKVKPRSALMAEERKSTESPAEESPGKKRARRSPTPGVRSPAYSDISDDAAPPDAPPDDPAHRPFPVYHQFYGQPSYMPPSHPPPVLPQSSDKGKEDLSKGDPKGDLKDGKPDNGPQKVLPQHFYPYNYVPNFPYNVEPGGPPPGPPLEDKSKDSDRSKTTPSPLDKSKQQRPPDGKENPARPNDNHQILKESIEMKAQMGPYAFQRPPLGRDEELRRYYMNFDQRRKEGGNESKPPGMAAGASGPAGPGSRPPPQPAHKQPPKDKDDKPKEEVKTEPLPPDQHYPPYGRDRYPKVKQEGQKPTTETQGPPPPPTSQYYLPPYMQPGHYGALPFDPMYRAPLSPMLVSGFGGGWSVPRYHAPEDLSRPAGAKLDLMPGVAGPGAQHPPNFAYGGAPHKIHELQEHAKSPQSKPRAEAPKEPAPPPRSPRSPPPQRHVHTHHHTHVGLGYPLYPPPYPGAR
- the LOC110371241 gene encoding zinc finger protein 608 isoform X2 gives rise to the protein MAAPMREGAPAGGARPAPHAHPANFEYDDNEWDIGIGDLIIDLDADIEKTDEAGGMAARAEPDAQRTALKMKIKRTKPGTKSSEAKHEIVKSNEMNGEPKASVPAQAAPPAAAKRGSGGHRRDKARDKHHHPHPPHDVNGVARVPPPPNAPGPPAPPPHPSAPPAPAPHAAHAPHAPHAAPAKPEPRPATAPRLDNKPPAPAPPAPAAPAPAPPPAPAPVQHPPHAHHTSHATHAPSTPSKPEPDDSRQENHSSQPPAKKQKTEPKETAEVCVGTSVGTITEPDCLGPCEPGTSVTLEGIVWHETEGVLVVNVTWRGKTYVGTLLDCTRHDWAPPRFCDSPTEELDARTPKGRAKRGRGAAPTDMTNFTETRSSVHSKLRNGGAKGRRALPSPTPFTPPRPDSKRKRTSEAEERPPTPKAKRPPPTPSSPPPDPVLLECPEPNCSKKYKHANGLKYHRSHAHGSPDDDDKDGSSSEQEEPAAEPASPARPPSAPATPATPVKSPTPAKSPEAKVDKSPEKSPEKPEVDAESPQQPRFAEEFITASEPPPVVDRPQTPPQPPATPPDALPTLQPTQFKVKPRSALMAEERKSTESPAEESPGKKRARRSPTPGVRSPAYSDISDDAAPPDAPPDDPAHRPFPVYHQFYGQPSYMPPSHPPPVLPQSSDKGKEDLSKGDPKGDLKDGKPDNGPQKVLPQHFYPYNYVPNFPYNVEPGGPPPGPPLEDKSKDSDRSKTTPSPLDKSKQQRPPDGKENPARPNDNHQILKESIEMKAQMGPYAFQRPPLGRDEELRRYYMNFDQRRKEGGNESKPPGMAAGASGPAGPGSRPPPQPAHKQPPKDKDDKPKEEVKTEPLPPDQHYPPYGRDRYPKVKQEGQKPTTETQGPPPPPTSQYYLPPYMQPGHYGALPFDPMYRAPLSPMLVSGFGGGWSVPRYHAPEDLSRPAGAKLDLMPGVAGPGAQHPPNFAYGGAPHKIHELQEHAKSPQSKPRAEAPKEPAPPPRSPRSPPPQRHVHTHHHTHVGLGYPLYPPPYPAAAVLASTQAVVNSFPTPPK